A single window of Deltaproteobacteria bacterium DNA harbors:
- a CDS encoding TolC family protein has product MKLSTSVGWLRIGWLGALIIFAPAIGHGADAASMRQGLTLEEVVRIALENHSSVKSAGFQTQAQDALLHQQMAAYFPNLSLNNSYRTNNVGGRSEGASKAFDTLSSVANMSLTLYNFGKREGNVQAARDTLDATQQSYNATANNIVLAAKQAYFAVIQADALLNVNDETVKDRAAIFKQTQSFYEVGTKPRSDVTQAEANLYLAQANFIAAKNAVEVAWANLRNAMGVDDFPKQPLADGMSTEPFPMSLAEAKEAAFASRPELLKLDAQLKARDQQIAVARRNHLPDLLFSSSYGRQASHSELFPLNPTWQVQLNFNIPIFNGFQTSYQVQEALANFSSAKEQLRLQKQQVAFQVEQNYLNLAAARDVVRANEAAERAAKQNLELHEARYQVGYAPIVEVTTAQATYTTAQTNRVIALISYQLAQAQLLNAIGRQ; this is encoded by the coding sequence ATGAAACTATCGACAAGCGTCGGCTGGCTGAGGATTGGGTGGCTCGGAGCATTGATCATTTTCGCGCCGGCGATTGGCCACGGCGCCGATGCCGCTTCGATGCGCCAAGGTCTCACTCTCGAAGAAGTCGTGCGCATCGCCTTGGAAAATCATTCGAGCGTCAAATCGGCGGGGTTTCAAACCCAGGCGCAGGATGCGCTGCTGCACCAGCAAATGGCCGCCTACTTTCCCAATTTGTCGCTCAACAATTCGTATCGCACGAATAATGTCGGCGGCCGCTCGGAAGGCGCGTCCAAAGCTTTCGATACGCTTTCCAGCGTGGCCAACATGAGTCTGACGCTGTACAACTTCGGCAAGCGCGAAGGCAACGTGCAAGCGGCGCGCGACACCCTCGATGCGACGCAACAGTCCTACAATGCCACGGCGAACAATATCGTGTTGGCGGCCAAACAGGCCTACTTCGCCGTGATCCAAGCCGACGCTTTGCTCAACGTCAACGACGAGACCGTCAAGGACCGCGCCGCCATTTTCAAGCAGACCCAGAGCTTCTACGAAGTCGGCACCAAGCCGCGCAGCGACGTGACCCAGGCGGAGGCGAATCTTTATTTGGCCCAGGCCAATTTCATCGCGGCCAAAAATGCCGTCGAAGTGGCGTGGGCCAACTTGCGCAACGCCATGGGCGTCGACGATTTTCCCAAGCAGCCGCTGGCCGATGGGATGTCGACCGAGCCGTTTCCGATGTCCTTGGCGGAAGCCAAAGAAGCGGCGTTCGCTTCCCGGCCTGAGCTGTTGAAACTGGACGCCCAACTCAAGGCGCGCGACCAACAGATCGCCGTGGCGCGGCGCAATCATCTGCCCGACCTGTTGTTCAGTTCCAGCTACGGCCGCCAGGCGAGCCACTCGGAACTTTTCCCCTTGAATCCGACCTGGCAGGTGCAGCTCAATTTCAATATTCCGATCTTCAACGGTTTCCAGACCAGCTACCAAGTGCAAGAAGCGCTGGCCAACTTCAGTTCGGCGAAGGAGCAGCTGCGTTTGCAAAAACAGCAGGTGGCGTTTCAAGTGGAACAAAATTATTTGAATCTGGCGGCGGCGCGCGACGTGGTGCGCGCCAACGAAGCGGCGGAGCGGGCGGCCAAGCAAAATTTAGAACTGCACGAAGCGCGCTATCAAGTCGGCTACGCGCCGATCGTCGAGGTGACCACCGCCCAAGCGACCTACACCACGGCCCAGACCAATCGCGTGATTGCGCTGATTTCGTATCAATTGGCGCAGGCGCAATTGCTCAACGCCATCGGGCGGCAGTAG
- a CDS encoding efflux RND transporter periplasmic adaptor subunit — protein sequence MKFKKPILTIAALLLIAGAGFAYWRFGGAAKEPGYLTTPASKGKVRQVVSSTGTLQAVVTVLVGSQISGTIDKLSADFNTKVKAGQVILQLNQDKFKAAVDQAKANLLSAQATHAKNKVALADALRTLERNRELRKRDVMAQSELDASQTAYDAAVAQLEVSQAQIAQAQAAVNQNMVDFNNTIIRSPVDGIVISRNVDVGQTVAASLSAPTLFSIANDLAKMEVHTSVDEADVGNIREGQQVSFTVDAFPARRFRGKVFQVRNAPQIIQNVVTYDAVVRIDNKELLLKPGMTANVQFLVSEKEDALTVPNMALRFKPPEEKNEAQELLRQEQSRAAPQVGARRTSRGGPGGGGEARRVRTVKIYLLKEGKAQSVEVQLGITDGSKTEVISGKLAENDPVIIGMSSGASASAQSGVANPFQPAGPRFGVR from the coding sequence ATGAAATTTAAAAAGCCTATTTTGACTATCGCCGCGCTATTGCTGATCGCCGGCGCCGGTTTCGCATACTGGCGCTTTGGCGGCGCGGCCAAGGAGCCGGGTTATCTGACGACACCGGCAAGCAAGGGCAAAGTGCGCCAAGTGGTTTCCTCCACCGGCACGTTGCAAGCCGTGGTCACCGTTTTGGTCGGCAGCCAAATCTCCGGCACCATCGATAAATTATCCGCCGACTTCAATACCAAGGTGAAGGCAGGCCAGGTGATCTTGCAACTCAATCAAGACAAGTTCAAGGCGGCGGTCGATCAGGCCAAGGCGAATCTTTTGTCGGCCCAGGCGACCCATGCCAAGAACAAGGTCGCCCTCGCCGACGCGCTCAGGACTTTGGAGCGCAACCGCGAGTTGCGCAAACGCGACGTCATGGCGCAGAGCGAACTCGACGCGTCGCAGACTGCCTACGATGCCGCGGTGGCGCAACTGGAAGTCAGCCAAGCTCAGATCGCCCAGGCCCAGGCGGCGGTGAATCAGAACATGGTCGATTTTAATAACACGATCATTCGTTCGCCGGTGGACGGCATCGTGATTTCGCGCAACGTCGATGTCGGCCAGACCGTGGCGGCGTCGCTTTCGGCGCCGACGCTGTTTTCCATCGCCAACGACTTGGCGAAGATGGAAGTGCATACCAGCGTCGATGAGGCCGATGTCGGCAACATCAGAGAAGGGCAGCAGGTCAGTTTTACCGTCGACGCTTTTCCGGCGCGCCGCTTTCGCGGCAAAGTGTTTCAAGTGCGCAACGCGCCGCAGATCATCCAGAACGTCGTCACCTACGACGCCGTGGTGCGCATCGACAACAAGGAGCTGCTGCTCAAGCCCGGCATGACCGCCAACGTGCAGTTTCTCGTCAGCGAAAAAGAAGACGCGCTGACCGTGCCGAATATGGCGCTGCGTTTCAAGCCGCCGGAGGAAAAAAACGAAGCGCAAGAATTACTGCGCCAAGAACAAAGCCGTGCCGCGCCGCAAGTCGGCGCGCGCCGCACCAGCCGCGGCGGCCCTGGCGGAGGCGGTGAAGCACGGCGCGTGCGCACGGTGAAAATTTACCTCTTGAAAGAGGGCAAAGCCCAGTCTGTGGAAGTGCAGTTGGGCATCACCGACGGTTCCAAGACCGAAGTGATCTCCGGCAAACTTGCGGAAAACGATCCGGTGATTATCGGTATGTCGAGCGGCGCAAGCGCATCGGCGCAGAGCGGCGTGGCCAATCCGTTTCAGCCTGCCGGGCCGCGCTTTGGCGTCCGATGA
- a CDS encoding ABC transporter ATP-binding protein, with protein MSEVIRVENLAKIYRMGDVEVPALRGINLTIQHGEFVAVMGSSGSGKSTFMNILGCLDRPSAGKYFLDGEEVGMLSADAWALIRNKRIGFVFQGFNLLSRTSALENVELPMMYNGYPGKERRRRAIEVLGLVGLAERHDHTPNRLSGGQQQRVAIARALVNKPSLILADEPTGNLDTVTSNEIMALFQQLNSQQGITVILVTHESDIAEHAKRQIVFRDGQVVSDKPNDPVMAHAELIS; from the coding sequence ATGAGCGAAGTCATTCGGGTCGAAAATTTGGCAAAAATTTACCGCATGGGCGACGTCGAGGTGCCGGCGTTGCGGGGCATTAATTTAACTATTCAACATGGCGAGTTCGTCGCGGTGATGGGTTCTTCGGGTTCGGGCAAATCGACGTTCATGAATATCTTGGGCTGTCTCGATCGTCCCAGCGCGGGAAAATATTTTCTCGACGGTGAAGAAGTCGGCATGCTCAGCGCCGATGCCTGGGCGCTGATTCGCAACAAGCGCATCGGTTTCGTCTTTCAAGGTTTCAATTTACTGTCGCGCACCAGCGCGCTGGAGAACGTCGAACTGCCGATGATGTACAACGGTTATCCCGGCAAAGAACGGCGCCGGCGCGCCATCGAAGTGCTCGGGTTGGTTGGTCTCGCCGAGCGCCACGATCACACGCCCAATCGTCTGTCCGGCGGCCAGCAGCAGCGCGTCGCCATCGCCCGCGCGCTGGTCAACAAACCGTCGCTGATCCTCGCCGACGAACCGACGGGCAATCTCGATACGGTCACCAGCAACGAGATTATGGCGCTGTTTCAACAGTTGAATTCGCAGCAGGGGATTACCGTTATTCTCGTCACCCACGAGTCCGACATCGCCGAGCACGCCAAGCGGCAAATTGTTTTCCGCGACGGCCAGGTAGTTTCCGATAAACCCAATGATCCGGTGATGGCCCACGCGGAGCTGATATCGTGA